A stretch of Coccidioides posadasii str. Silveira chromosome 2, complete sequence DNA encodes these proteins:
- a CDS encoding uncharacterized protein (EggNog:ENOG410PYRM), giving the protein MPLSKHTTSKRRRTPFITPEVNSSTAGVSSASNGKQTGRKASLAVSLQSFANRTFQSLPRRVNTGSDNADATAAPKLRHSSAKLLISRPVSKLPIPQSRPSTSSSIVRIPPSGSNVPPVPPLPARGSESRIPTSSRIPAPTARQLELEPRAANSDSKADTCANSRTSGYNHFSPQPKPFVAYEDVKALTRNKASPKDKQQGLETLKVKDSKSERDTITGKPANSTPFRKRMISFSHRRTSATASGKSIRASDMGIPKSTSMTAITSSRRASEIPPVCSFHSLHAPPSSQVKSPSTCGLNIGANPGQTPDRATSHTHRTLSNASGATSLTCSPRERDLPLPPIPSLPKSYSVGNVRIDGQTEKTPLPVSYQTPASPRTPEDTRAHMSSMSTLGHTHDAPKPKDSKRSSRPSDAVLNCYVTAKYSTVSAHITEPLLDLTPPRPTHSPAHVCLRSASPRTLPVKACKRTEENVNLVTRAQPQQYWLGRLSTLVNSLQYEDAFNEPDPYITYRAPSRTKILKTCGIESAEEFNIKRAFAALERACMTDEATKSLNEFKEEYERKYTKSGTPKPDKGSRTGMRGRQTAIRMKMNTEEKD; this is encoded by the exons ATGCCGCTGTCCAAACATACCACGTCCAAGCGACGGCGAACCCCCTTCATTACCCCTGAGGTGAACTCATCAACCGCTGGAGTCTCCTCCGCCTCAAATGGCAAACAAACAGGCCGCAAAGCATCTCTCGCTGTTTCCCTCCAAAGTTTTGCAAATCGCACTTTCCAGTCCCTGCCACGCCGGGTAAACACAGGGAGCGACAACGCCGACGCGACTGCGGCCCCGAAGCTGCGCCATTCCTCCGCGAAGCTTCTGATCTCAAGGCCGgtatcaaagctgccaatCCCGCAGTCACGGCCGTCGACATCGAGCTCCATTGTTCGAATCCCACCTTCGGGATCAAATGTTCCTCCAGTACCACCCCTGCCTGCGCGTGGATCAGAGTCGAGAATACCAACGTCCAGTCGAATACCAGCGCCGACCGCGCGACAACTTGAATTGGAACCCCGGGCTGCTAATTCTGATTCTAAAGCCGACACGTGTGCCAACTCAAGAACGAGCGGATATAACCACTTCTCACCTCAGCCAAAGCCATTTGTCGCGTATGAAGACGTGAAGGCCTTAACACGGAACAAAGCCAGTCCAAAGGATAAACAACAAGGGCTCGAAACGTTGAAGGTGAAGGATTCTAAGTCAGAAAGAGACACAATAACCGGCAAACCTGCCAACTCGACGCCCTTCCGGAAGCGGATGATATCCTTTAGTCATAGGAGGACATCAGCAACAGCATCAGGTAAGTCGATACGGGCAAGTGACATGGGAATTCCAAAATCAACGTCGATGACAGCCATCACTTCTTCACGTCGGGCATCGGAAATACCGCCAGTTTGTTCTTTTCATTCCCTTCATGCACCGCCAAGCAGCCAAGTTAAATCGCCCAGTACATGCGGTTTGAATATCGGAGCCAACCCTGGACAGACTCCAGATCGCGCAACAAGCCATACACATCGAACACTTAGCAACGCATCAGGGGCAACTTCCCTCACCTGCAGCCCCAGGGAGAGGGACCTGCCGCTACCACCGATCCCTTCGTTACCCAAGAGCTATTCTGTCGGGAACGTAAGGATTGATGGCCAAACTGAAAAGACGCCGCTTCCAGTCTCATATCAAACACCGGCCTCTCCCAGAACCCCAGAGGATACGCGCGCGCACATGAGTTCGATGTCAACTCTAGGTCATACGCATGACGCACCCAAGCCCAAGGATAGTAAACGAAGCAGTCGCCCTAGCGATGCAGTTCTAAACTGCTATGTGACGGCCAAGTACTCAACTGTGTCGGCACACATTACCGAACCACTATTAGACCTGACTCCGCCGCGTCCGACGCATTCGCCCGCCCATGTGTGCCTAAGATCTGCATCTCCTAGGACACTTCCAGTTAAAGCATGCAAAAGGACCGAAGAAAATGTTAATCTG GTCACGCGCGCCCAGCCGCAACAGTATTGGCTTGGTCGGCTCTCAACCCTTGTGAATAGCCTCCAGTACGAAGATGCATTCAACGAACCAGATCCATACATTACCTACCGCGCGCCGTCTAGAACCAAAATTCTCAAGACTTGTGGGATAGAGAGTGCTGAAGAATTCAACATAAAGAGAGCCTTCGCAGCGCTGGAGCGGGCGTGCATGACTGATGAAGCAACAAAAAGTCTCAACGAATTTAAGGAAGAGTATGAGCGCAAATACACGAAGTCGGGGACTCCAAAGCCGGATAAAGGTTCCAGGACCGGTATGAGAGGGAGGCAGACGGCGATTCGCATGAAAATGAATACGGAGGAAAAGGACTAG